In a genomic window of Anoxybacter fermentans:
- a CDS encoding patatin-like phospholipase family protein: protein MRYYPCSLALGGGGLKGAAHVGILKVFEEEGFPIEYISGSSAGALVGALYASGYTAEELCNLVYKLSKNPPLDLGVKLLLFIYIFFKSILNWLKIGHREVKMGLIDGQYLEDYLKKIFGPKKFEDLRYPLMVTAVDLRTGRLQVFTDKKIARRLKGIHDIDLHTDVDLATAIRASTAIPGIFTPLCYKNMVLVDGGVKDNVPADLLRFAGARKVVAVDLVSTYKREEQMDDILDVLFKTVEVMGEEITDLVLERYADFIIRPEIKEVSLKDYQKLVEIYEIGYKIAKRAVKALQSLLRNQSKEKS, encoded by the coding sequence TAAAAGGGGCTGCTCATGTAGGCATTCTTAAAGTTTTTGAAGAAGAGGGATTTCCCATTGAATATATTTCCGGGAGCAGTGCGGGCGCTTTAGTTGGAGCCCTGTATGCATCCGGCTATACTGCAGAGGAATTGTGTAATTTAGTTTATAAACTTTCAAAAAATCCACCCCTGGATTTAGGCGTTAAATTATTGTTATTTATTTACATATTTTTTAAGTCGATTCTTAATTGGTTAAAGATTGGACATCGAGAGGTAAAAATGGGTTTAATCGATGGACAATATTTGGAGGATTATTTGAAAAAAATTTTTGGACCAAAAAAATTTGAAGATCTCCGCTACCCTTTGATGGTGACAGCGGTAGATTTACGGACAGGAAGGTTACAGGTCTTTACCGATAAAAAGATAGCTAGAAGGTTGAAGGGAATACACGACATAGATCTTCATACAGATGTTGACCTTGCTACTGCTATCAGGGCCAGTACAGCCATTCCAGGTATATTTACTCCCCTTTGTTATAAAAATATGGTTCTGGTGGATGGAGGAGTAAAGGATAATGTTCCGGCAGATTTGCTGCGCTTTGCCGGTGCCAGAAAGGTTGTGGCTGTTGATCTTGTTTCAACTTATAAAAGAGAGGAACAAATGGATGATATATTAGATGTACTTTTTAAGACCGTTGAAGTTATGGGAGAAGAGATAACAGATCTGGTGCTGGAACGTTATGCTGATTTTATTATCAGACCGGAGATTAAAGAGGTATCGTTAAAGGATTATCAAAAGCTTGTCGAGATTTATGAGATTGGTTATAAAATAGCTAAAAGAGCAGTAAAAGCCTTGCAATCATTGCTAAGAAACCAGTCAAAGGAGAAGAGTTGA